A genome region from Streptomyces pratensis includes the following:
- a CDS encoding MerR family transcriptional regulator produces the protein MRSSGDGTAEGGPYRQHGSAADNSIRQPVQPAVVAADGTAVTGDIGYRGPTACAAAGITYRQLDYWARTGLVEPSVRPAYGSGTQRLYSFRDVVLLKIVKRFLDTGVALQNIRTTVQHLRARGFTDLERMTLMCDGATVYECSSPDEVVNLLQGGQGVFGIAVGVVWRDVDAALSQLHGERVDTGETLIGHNPADELARRRNRAG, from the coding sequence GTGAGAAGCAGCGGCGACGGTACGGCTGAGGGTGGGCCGTACCGGCAGCACGGCAGTGCGGCCGACAACTCCATCAGACAGCCGGTTCAGCCGGCAGTGGTGGCAGCGGACGGTACGGCAGTGACAGGGGACATCGGCTACCGGGGACCGACCGCGTGTGCCGCGGCCGGGATCACCTACCGACAGCTCGACTACTGGGCGCGTACGGGACTCGTGGAGCCGAGCGTGCGTCCGGCGTACGGGTCGGGGACACAGCGTCTCTACAGTTTCCGGGACGTGGTTCTCCTCAAGATCGTCAAGCGGTTCCTGGACACAGGTGTCGCTCTGCAGAACATCCGCACCACCGTTCAGCACCTCAGAGCCCGCGGATTCACGGATCTCGAGCGGATGACGCTGATGTGTGACGGTGCGACGGTCTACGAGTGCTCCTCGCCCGACGAAGTCGTGAATCTGCTCCAGGGGGGCCAGGGCGTCTTCGGTATCGCCGTCGGTGTCGTCTGGCGCGATGTCGACGCGGCACTGTCCCAGCTCCACGGGGAGCGTGTGGACACGGGGGAGACCCTGATCGGCCACAATCCCGCCGACGAACTGGCCCGCCGGCGCAATCGCGCGGGCTGA